Below is a genomic region from Anoplopoma fimbria isolate UVic2021 breed Golden Eagle Sablefish chromosome 20, Afim_UVic_2022, whole genome shotgun sequence.
GGTGGCTGAAAACGGTGGGACCGGAGTTGGCAGAGGGTCCGCGGCTGGCGCCAATCGTCTGAATTTCTGTAAAGAGAAACGAGAAAGTGAGTCGGCTATGGAGTTTTTGTGACCTGGGATGTGATAGGCTCGGATGATGAATTGTTGCTGGGCCGAAACCAAGGTGAGTCTACGCATGAACTGCATTATGTCTAGACAATGTGACCGTCCTTTGTTGATGATGTCTACGACGGCGCTGTTGTCTGAATATAAAGCGATTGTCTTTTTGGACCATTCCCGGCCCCAAAGAATGGCTGCTATGACTACCGGATACATTTCAGAGATTGCCGAAGAAGGGGTGAGGGATGAGAATTCGTGCGGCCATTCGGCTGAGAACCATTTGCTGCCGTAGAAGCCGCCGAAGCCGATGGAGGGGGCTGCGTCTGTGAACAGCTGGATGTCTTCCGGCTTGGTGATGTGGTCATCGTAAAATAAAGAGATGCCGTTCCATGAGGAGAGGAACTGGTGCCACagttttagctccgttttgcaTGCTTTGTCCAGGGAGGCGTGGCCATGGAGATTTGGGACAGAGGCGGCGACTGAAAGGAGGTGGGACAAGAAGGATCGACCTTGGGGGATGATGCGAATGGCGTAGTTGAGGTGGCCTAACATTGAAAGGAGTTGGTGTTTGGTGCATTTGGGGGCCAGGAGGTAATTTGAAATGAGTAAGGAGATCCGATTGATTTTTTCGGTAGGTAGGGGCTTGGAGTGAAACTGAGTCGAGGGTGATGCCAAGGAATTCGAGGGAGGTGCTGGGGCCTACGGTTTTCTCTGGAGACAGAGGAACGCTGAGTTCCTTGAACGCTGAGGTTAAAGTGTTGAGGCCGTGTGCTGGGGGTGAGGAAGGTGGCGTGACGGTGAGGAAGTAATCTAAGAGGTGGATGACGTACGGAAGTTTATGGACGTTGGTCAGGATCCAGCAGAGAGCTTCGGATAAGCAGTCGAAGATTTTTGGGCTGCTCTTGCACCCGAAGGTCAAGCGCACTGCAAAGTAATAAGAGCCTTTCCAATGGACGCCGAAAAGATGCCAGAATTCGGGGAGGATCGGAAGAACTTTGAAGGCGCTGATGATGTCCGCTTTAGCCAACCAGGCTCCTTGACCTGCGAGGCGAATGAGGGATGCGGCGTTGGTGATTGTGGTGTACTGCATGGAGTAGTCCGGGCTCGGGATTAGGCTATTGATGCTTGGGATGGAAGAGCCGTGGGGGGATGAGAGGTCTATTATAAGTCTCTTTTTTCCTGAGTATTTCCTAGTAGCTATGCCGATGGGGCTGATTCTGAATATGGGGAAAGGTGGGCTATGGAGAGGGCCGATCATGAAAGAGTCTTTGACTTCCTGGGCCAGGAGTTTGTCGACTATGTCGGGCTCGGAAATGGCGGATTTCAAATTATGGCATGTATAGGACTGCTCTGGTTTAACCTGCAAACCTGGGTGGAAGCCGTGTGTGAACCCTTGTATTAGGAAGCTGGTGAACTGGCGGTCTGGGTGGTTCTGTAAGGCGGAAGCTAGAGCTTGGACCTTGATTGGTGTATTGAGGTACTTACAGAGGCTGTGCTTGGTGGGGTTGTGGGGACAGGTTGGTCTGGAGTGGGCACCTCCGCAGAAGGAGCAGGTGTGGAGGAAGCGGCAGCTAGAGGTGCTGCATCCTAAATCGTTGAAGTTGTTGCAGACCATTCTCCCGCCCTGGAAGAGGACTGGTCTGCCTCTCCTGTCTACCCCTTTGGGGAGAGGGCCGGTGGTTGTTGGCTGGTTGGTGGCTGGTTTTGGGATGATGGATGGTGGGGGAAATGATGGAGGCAGGCTGCGGTAACCGGTGGGGCAGGGAGGGGGAAGagcagaaacaggaggaaagaatAGGTTTTGGCCGGTTGCTCCGCTATGGGCCCCTGCTGTTGGAACTGTCTGAGCAGCTGAGGTAGGTGGATTCATGTAGGGCGGAGCAAAGTTGGCAAAGGTAGATGATGCAGGaaaggcaggagggagagaagaggaaaggatgttGGGATGAAAGGATGCATGTGCATGGGTTGATAGTGCAGATTGGGGGGAAACAAGTGCAGAATGTGATGTCTCTGGGGCAGAGAGGGTTTGCTGTGATACGACCTGGCCCTCTGGGGGGCTGCTGTGGCTGACGGGGATTCCCCGGCCGTCGGATGCGTCGTGACGTCATCGGCGTAGCGGCTGACGCGGCAGCGGGAATCCGGACGTGCTCTGGAGGTTTGCTGAGTGTTGTGTTGGGAGTCcgtgaaaagtttgaaaagttttgctttCCTGTCGGACTTATTGAACGGGATGTTGCGCTGGGTGAGTACGTTCTTTAGACAGGCGACTGTCCACTTGGAGATGTGGGACGTGTTGGCGCTGTTGGAGAGTCGGCGTGGTGAAGGAGGGTCGGGGCGGTTTTGCCCGTCGTTCGAGCGCCTGGATCTCGAGCGGATGGGAGAGCGGCTTCGGGGAGGGACGATGTCCTCGCGCGCCGAAGTCGAGTTCTCCCCTGGGGCTGATGGAAGGCGAGGGGCCGACGGCCTCGGAGTTGTCCGGGGATGAATGCTGGGAGCCACGAGGAACGTGGATGGTGGAACGTAGCCGAGGttagagataagataagataagataagataatcctttattagtcccgcagcggggaaatttgcagacttacaacagcgtagagtaaagtgcacacaagagacatagtagaagacaagctaagaataaaaaataaagaaataaaaataaaaataaaataaaacaagtattataaataagtaataaaaaaacagtagaaaaaacaaaaaacaacaataactgaaatattatatttacagacagagaaaaaaacaacaactattttaactatttttaactttcttaactattattgcacggtgtagtgtattgcacaggttattattgtagtgtattgcacaggttattattgtcattattgtcatgtggtctgctgggagcagagctggttgtgcagcctgacagcagcaggaaggaaggacctgcggtacctctccttcacacaccggggtgaagcagccggtggctgaaggagctgcacagagctgccagggcgtcctgcatggggtgggaggcattgttcatcagggatgatagcttggccatcaccctcctgtctcccaccacctccaccgtatccagtggacaccccagcacactgctggccttcctgacaagcttgttcagtctcttcttgtcagctgctgagatgctgctgctccagcagaccactgcataaaagatggctgatgccaccacggagttgaaaaaggtcttcaggagtgctccctgcactccaaaagacctcagtctcctcagcagatagtctgctctgaccctttttatacagtgcgttagtgtgattagtccagtccagtttattgttcaagtgaacacccaggtacttataagatttcacaatctcaatgtcctgtccctggatgttcactggttccggaggacagtgttttccccggcggaagtccaccaccagctctttggttttaccagagttgatctggaggcggttccgccggcaccatcctatgaagtcctggttcagttctctgtattccctctcatcgcctgcggagatgaggccgacgattgcagagtcgtcagagaacttttgcaggtggcaggtatcagagttatgtttgaagtctgatgtgtagggAGAAGAGGATGGTGGGAGAAGGTTGGAGCCTCGGGACTTCGGGGGTGAGCTCGTGTTCTTCGAACAGCTCGTTGTCAGAAGGGTTGAGGAAGAGTTCCTGGTCCATGGTGCTGGGTAAGCGGTTTTGGGTTCTTGTTGTGTTGTCTCGCGATTCTGACGTCATGAGAAAACAGAGtcaaggaggaagtggatggattcgtcatgcttaaatactttgtgcagagCCAATTAGGTGTTCAGGGCGTGGTCATTGTTCCCGAACTacgttatttaaaacttcattaGGTGTGGAtctgagtgtgaatggttgtctgtctatatatgtcagccctgtgatctGAGTCTGGtgaactgtccagggtgaaccctgccttcacccaatgacagctgggatcggctccagcccccccgcgaccctgaacaggataagcggtaacggataacggataatgaatgaatgaatgaatagttAAAAACCTGGTGACTTGAATAAGTCACAaaagtgcaacacacacacacacaccccattCACTGGAGTCATGTATCACTTTTTCTAACGGCAAACATTTTTACCTGCACAGTCTCATTCTTGACACTACAATCAGATCTCATCAaagtaaacatatttcaatCCTATAGTATCTTTGGCATTCTAAAGTCAATTTGACaagttgtcatttttgttgttttgggaaACATGATAGAAACCCATGGCCTTTAATTTATCAAGTAGAAACAGAGCAACTTGTCTTTATTTGAAGTTGAGTTTGTGTTCACCTGAGGAATGAAAGTCCAACATTCCAACATTCACTCTCCTTTAGCTGTGGTTTGGTACAACCGACTACTAAAGAAATATGTCTGTTTAGCTGTTGATTGCTTGACTTTGTTCACCATCTCGCCGCTAACTTTTTCCACTTAAAAATAAGTGAACACTTTTATaacaaatctgaaaatgtaaatccCTCTGCTGAAAAACTTACTGTTGCTTCATCCTATAATACAACACACGTATTTTGagtaatttttttctctttctaacCCAGAATTATGCTGAATATTACTGTCTTTAATGCACCTGGTAGTGGATGTTGTGCAGCATGTCCACAAACACCAGGACTGCTTTACAATGTACTGAAAATCTAAATactgtatgtagaaaaaaaacactactagtgtatatataaatgaaaaaatacagttaCAGTATGTTACATGGTCCATTATAAACAGATACACATTTTAACaagaaatattacaaatacaaacagcctcataaatgtaatttaaacctaaaaaaatattgattattgaagcttttaaaaaaacagatggctGTGGTTAGCCACTACAACACACCTTTCACTGATTCTACCTTCAAAACTCATCATTCAAGAAATGTCACCTAGCAGTGGAAATTATTTACAAGAGCTTTGAGAGCAGTTGGGTGCAAATTCATGAGGTTTAACCTCATAACCAACTCCGTAAAGTTGGTTATACAAAAAGTGTAAATCCTACCGCTGCATTAGTGGACAGAGTCTGTTCAGGGGAGGTAGGATGGGTACTGGATGGATTTAACAATCACCGAACCTTCTGGTGTTGGTTTTCCACGTGAAGCTTTGAGTAACGTTGTCATTTTGTCTCCTGTGTTGTTACTCACTTGAGGAGTTAGCATGGTTAGTCACTTGACTCTTTTGTCACTTGGTAGTGATCACTAGAAAGAAAAGTTTATGTCAACCACGCTCTTTTCCTACATCTAACCAAGTGGTCGACAAATACTACTAAATAGTActgcattgtttaaaaaaaggccagTATCTTCCTGACACATGTTCAGTATGTATATTGGTCTAACTCTAATCACCTCTGATGTGCATTAattacccacaatgctttgTGTGGAGGATGAGGGGCAGATGGGGCCCTTTAATTATCCTGTGGCACACATCAATCACGTGTCCATAGAACCTTGTGAGCCACAGAAAGGCAGACGAGACGAAAATCCGTTTGACCTGTCCAGGACTAAATTAATTATCCAATTACTCCTTTCCGAGTGACTGTGCTGCCCAGATAACTTGGGAGCTATTTACAACAGACTGCCTTGCTAAGATAACATAGGGCCAGTTGCCGTATAATCACTTCACATGGTAAACGATCAGCACAAAACTCCTGAGACTGCCAAAAACTCCCTAGAGCTCAGAGAAGTCATCagcatattttacttttttctgtcaGTGACTGATGAAAGAGGGTAATGAacaaaaatagttaaaaaaatctgagaaaGTGGAAATAAGACAAACCAGAGGTGATGTAACTCAACAAAATTCACATGCTCATTTTTTCTCACTTCCATCTTGGGCCTATTCTAGCCATTTGTTTCATTACTATGCAGCcatccattttgtttttatcttgcCCAGAGACCTGAGGAGGAGGGGCAGGAAAAGTGTGTCTGCAGGAGCGGGTATCACTCCTGTCTAAAGCCCAATTACTCCCTTTATCCACTCATCACCTTGGCAAGAGGAGGAGTAGCTATGTTTTAATCCGGAGTTTTCACCACAGCCAAGGAcagcaggcagcagagagaTTTAACTGAGTTCAGTAACTATCTTGATGGATCAAAAGCGCTCCGCCAGATATCGCTACTCTGGAAGGGACAATACGTCTCCCCTTGTTGTCCAGGAGTAAGCAAATTTCTCTCCAGAAAACAAGAAAGGAAAGAGCTCCACAGATATTTTTGGCTGCGTGGAAACAAGTGTCAAAGGCTGCTGTCTGTTATCTTTCTTGGAGCACCGGGGATCAGTCATTTTCTTACATATGCTAATAAAATCCATGTCCTTGCTCCctgcctctctgtgtctttatttcttacttttttttttatctcaatttcAAAAGAAAGGTCTGCCTCAAAGGACATTTAAGTTGTGGAAGTTTCATAAAGAATCACCAAGAAAATAATGTGCTCCACATGCTAAAGGCAGACTGATGAAAGTTAAATAACAAGCAGACAGAAATCGTATTTAAGCTGGACCTCTGCCAATTACATGGGAGGAAGGACTTTTGGCCTTAAAGGTCTTTGCAGTATGTGAATGCTCAACATGAAGCTGGAAAAAAGGGGGCTGTAAGATCAATATGGCATGTCAGTGGCCTGCAGCACTGACAGAGACATCCAGAGGCCCAGCTCCACAGATGAGGGGTGGAGGCAAGTGTGGTGGCACGAAAGAGCAACACAGCTTACTCCACGACTGGCAACATCAGAGCCAATGTCAAACAGAGGTGGAGAGAGTTcaaatacagaaacataatTACTGTTTTGAACCGCCAACCCCTTGAACGCTCTCCGGCACTAATGTGTATTCATGACTGCCAAGCAAAAAGAGGCAAGGCCAGGGTGTGGGagaatccacacacacacacacacacacacacacgcacgcacacacacacacacacatattatagAGTAGTTAATCTGCACTTTGATGGGTTGACCCTTTCATAGTGCTGTGaggcagggggaaaaaacacaaggagGGTGACCCTGATCATAACCCTGACCTCTCCTTGAGaccagaggcagaggaagaggaggatccATGCATAAAATAACAACCCAAGGCGTTTGCTCTTCCTCCCTGCCCTCATGTGTCCACACAAGATGCTTTGAGTCAAGGCTGCCACCTGGAGACACAGCTCCATCCACTGCATGGTAGACAGTCTATGATTTCATAGAAATGCTCAGGGAAGTGGTTTTGTGCTGCTCTTTTGGAGTGGTGGTTAGCAGGCAAAGTTTTTTCTcttgtaaaaccaaaaaaatgtactttgaaaCACTCAAAAAGCACAAATCTCACCTTTGTGTGACATTTCCAAGTGTGTTGTCGAGTGTCGAATAGACTCAATGCTGCCCCCTGTGCCAGTAGGAGGAAAACCACCAATTTCAACTCTTACCAACTGTCAGATACCAGTGGATGTTTTCCAAACTCTGGCCTGGGAAAGAGTCCATGGCTGCTTACAGGTTGAGGAGAAGAAAACATGGCACTCGAAATAGACTTGGACAAGCCAAAAGAATGTATGACGATCGACAATAGGACAATATATTAAAGAGGAGATTCATgtacaaatatgacaaataagATAATATGAAAATGGTAGCCCAGGTAAAGACTTTACCAATTAATTTCATGATTTTGAGAGGACTAATCAACCATATAAACTAGTTACTTAGAATAAAAACCAGCTTCAGTATTCCtattaatattttcagttgtaTCTTTAACAGCTAAGTTAGCAAACTTGGCCTACTTTTGCATCTACCAGTGAGTACTTTTACAacttgtgcacacacagaagAGCGTCTTGGCTTCAAATTGCAATTGCACATTTTCACCGAGACTTTTACTGGTTTGGTAAAGCATAAAGTCTCTCAGGTCCCTTCTGCATGGGAATGACATTGGCTCAACAGGACAAACTGGGGGCAAATGAAGGGAGAGTGTGTATTAAATCGCTGGTTTGGGCTCCTGTGTACCAACCAGAGATTCTCTTTGTCTGTGAGCATGCAGACTGGCAGTGCCATTCAGACAAGCGGACACATTCGAAATATTCAGTAAGACTGACAATACTGTGTCGTGGCAAAGCCTGTTCCTCTTGTTATCTTGGAGGGCTACGACTCAACCTCCCCCTGCCTACGCCGTCCTTCTGTGAGGCCTGGCTGGCAAAGCTCTGAGTGAATTAATGAGTGAAAGCAGCTCCTGTAGCAAGGATGCCAGAGCGCGTTATGGCTGCAGCCCCATCCAGGTACGCGGAACTGAAGGCTGCAGTCTGCTTCAATGAGGAGCACTCAGGGTGGGGATCCGGAGATGAGGAGTTTGAAGGGGATAAAGACTCTACTACAGA
It encodes:
- the LOC129109271 gene encoding LOW QUALITY PROTEIN: uncharacterized protein LOC129109271 (The sequence of the model RefSeq protein was modified relative to this genomic sequence to represent the inferred CDS: inserted 2 bases in 1 codon) codes for the protein MNPPTSAAQTVPTAGAHSGATGQNLFFPPVSALPPPCPTGYRSLPPSFPPPSIIPKPATNQPTTTGPLPKGVDRRGRPVLFQGGRMVCNNFNDLGCSTSSCRFLHTCSFCGGAHSRPTCPHNPTKHSLCKYLNTPIKVQALASALQNHPDRQFTSFLIQGFTHGFHPGLQVKPEQSYTCHNLKSAISEPDIVDKLLAQEVKDSFMIGPLHSPPFPIFRISPIGIATRKYSGKKRLIIDLSSPHGSSIPSINSLIPSPDYSMQYTTITNAASLIRLAGQGAWLAKADIISAFKVLPILPEFWHLFGVHWKGSYYFAVRLTFGCKSSPKIFDCLSEALCWILTNVHKLPYVIHLLDYFLTVTPPSSPPAHGLNTLTSAFKELSVPLSPEKTVGPSTSLEFLGITLDSVSLQAXLPTEKINRISLLISNYLLAPKCTKHQLLSMLGHLNYAIRIIPQGRSFLSHLLSVAASVPNLHGHASLDKACKTELKLWHQFLSSWNGISLFYDDHITKPEDIQLFTDAAPSIGFGGFYGSKWFSAEWPHEFSSLTPSSAISEMYPVVIAAILWGREWSKKTIALYSDNSAVVDIINKGRSHCLDIMQFMRRLTLVSAQQQFIIRAYHIPGHKNSIADSLSRFSLQKFRRLAPAADPLPTPVPPFSATIFN